One Buteo buteo chromosome 4, bButBut1.hap1.1, whole genome shotgun sequence DNA segment encodes these proteins:
- the HIF1AN gene encoding hypoxia-inducible factor 1-alpha inhibitor isoform X1 gives MAAASSSAAAASCREGPVVAAAAGPGWSDSQFRRYSFETRPIPRLSHSDPRAEELIENEEPVVLTDTNLVYPALKWDLDYLQENIGNGDFSVYSASTHKFLYYDEKKMANFKNFKPKSSREEMKFNEFVDRLKEIQQKGSAERLYLQQTLNDTVGRKIVVDFLGFNWNWINKQQGKRGWGQLTSNLLLIGMEGNVTPAHYDEQQNFFAQIKGYKRCILFPPDQFECLYPYPVHHPCDRQSQVDFDNPDYEKFPNFRSVVGYETVVGPGDVLYIPMYWWHHIESLLNGGITITVNFWYKGAPTPKRIEYPLKAHQKVAIMRNIEKMLGEALGNPQEVGPLLNMMIKGRYD, from the exons ATGGCAGCGGCCTCCtcctcggcggcggccgcgAGCTGCCGGGAGGGCCCTGTGGTGGCGGCAGCGGCAGGGCCCGGCTGGAGCGACTCCCAGTTCCGTCGTTACTCCTTCGAGACGCGGCCTATCCCGCGGCTCAGCCACAGCGACCCCCGCGCCGAGGAGCTCATCGAGAACGAG GAGCCTGTGGTGCTGACAGATACCAATCTGGTTTATCCTGCTCTGAAATGGGACCTGGACTACCTCCAGGAAAACATTGGCAATGGGGACTTCTCAGTGTATAGTGCCAGCACACACAAGTTTTTGTACTACGATGAGAAAAAGATGGccaattttaaaaacttcaaacCCAAGTCAAGCAGGGAAGAGATGAAGTTTAATGAGTTTGTGGACAGACtcaaagaaatacaacaaaaaggGAGTGCTGAGAG GCTATATCTGCAGCAAACCCTGAATGACACAGTTGGAAGGAAGATTGTGGTGGATTTCCTTGGCTTCAACTGGAACTGGATTAACAAGCAGCAAGGGAAACGTGGCTGGGGTCAATTGACTTCTAACTTACTTCTTATTGGCATGGAAG GGAATGTGACACCAGCTCATTATGATGAGCAGCAGAACTTCTTCGCTCAGATTAAGGGTTACAAGAGGTGTATCCTGTTCCCTCCTGATCAGTTTGAATGCCTCTACCCTTATCCTGTGCACCATCCATGTGACAGACAGAGCCAG gTGGACTTTGACAATCCTGACTATGAGAAGTTTCCAAACTTCCGGAGCGTGGTTGGCTATGAGACGGTGGTGGGTCCGGGGGATGTGCTATACATACCTATGTACTG GTGGCACCACATTGAGTCTCTCCTGAATGGGGGTATTACCATCACTGTGAACTTCTGGTACAAG GGTGCCCCAACCCCAAAGAGAATTGAATATCCATTAAAGGCTCATCAGAAAGTGGCGATAATGAGGAACATTGAGAAGATGTTGGGAGAAGCCTTAGGAAATCCACAAGAG GTGGGTCCCTTGTTGAATATGATGATTAAGGGACGGTATGACTAA
- the HIF1AN gene encoding hypoxia-inducible factor 1-alpha inhibitor isoform X2 encodes MALELVLDKLNLVLEPVVLTDTNLVYPALKWDLDYLQENIGNGDFSVYSASTHKFLYYDEKKMANFKNFKPKSSREEMKFNEFVDRLKEIQQKGSAERLYLQQTLNDTVGRKIVVDFLGFNWNWINKQQGKRGWGQLTSNLLLIGMEGNVTPAHYDEQQNFFAQIKGYKRCILFPPDQFECLYPYPVHHPCDRQSQVDFDNPDYEKFPNFRSVVGYETVVGPGDVLYIPMYWWHHIESLLNGGITITVNFWYKGAPTPKRIEYPLKAHQKVAIMRNIEKMLGEALGNPQEVGPLLNMMIKGRYD; translated from the exons ATGGCTCTTGAGTTGGTTCTGGACAAGCTCAATCTCGTTTTG GAGCCTGTGGTGCTGACAGATACCAATCTGGTTTATCCTGCTCTGAAATGGGACCTGGACTACCTCCAGGAAAACATTGGCAATGGGGACTTCTCAGTGTATAGTGCCAGCACACACAAGTTTTTGTACTACGATGAGAAAAAGATGGccaattttaaaaacttcaaacCCAAGTCAAGCAGGGAAGAGATGAAGTTTAATGAGTTTGTGGACAGACtcaaagaaatacaacaaaaaggGAGTGCTGAGAG GCTATATCTGCAGCAAACCCTGAATGACACAGTTGGAAGGAAGATTGTGGTGGATTTCCTTGGCTTCAACTGGAACTGGATTAACAAGCAGCAAGGGAAACGTGGCTGGGGTCAATTGACTTCTAACTTACTTCTTATTGGCATGGAAG GGAATGTGACACCAGCTCATTATGATGAGCAGCAGAACTTCTTCGCTCAGATTAAGGGTTACAAGAGGTGTATCCTGTTCCCTCCTGATCAGTTTGAATGCCTCTACCCTTATCCTGTGCACCATCCATGTGACAGACAGAGCCAG gTGGACTTTGACAATCCTGACTATGAGAAGTTTCCAAACTTCCGGAGCGTGGTTGGCTATGAGACGGTGGTGGGTCCGGGGGATGTGCTATACATACCTATGTACTG GTGGCACCACATTGAGTCTCTCCTGAATGGGGGTATTACCATCACTGTGAACTTCTGGTACAAG GGTGCCCCAACCCCAAAGAGAATTGAATATCCATTAAAGGCTCATCAGAAAGTGGCGATAATGAGGAACATTGAGAAGATGTTGGGAGAAGCCTTAGGAAATCCACAAGAG GTGGGTCCCTTGTTGAATATGATGATTAAGGGACGGTATGACTAA